A window of the Lactuca sativa cultivar Salinas chromosome 5, Lsat_Salinas_v11, whole genome shotgun sequence genome harbors these coding sequences:
- the LOC111910096 gene encoding uncharacterized protein LOC111910096 yields MGLILPLMVYHASTSYWFVRFSEGSLGFLERVYGLISRSKMKALGFSKAINGVTDDLRFDEETKMNDQIKNPRGDKWDADEDITLMSAYCIVSEYKRHGKNQKKTSIWAQVGVNREAYRKRRIGMSMKDVENEAHKLYETSGSKFNDTILFNEVMCKHRKWDLQLDHDATRSHPKYEVDDEESGGSTKRSRSTKEGDYCVQSNTEGASIGGSTIKRPTGRDAAKRKEKGKSLIEVVAEICVMRLSRDSEVEVMKKKRLGLDQQREQKTDERELIKMQSLHLNTLLQKEQLSPEEENMKRFLMCMFYGN; encoded by the exons ATGGGGTTAATTTTACCCTTGATGGTGTACCATGCTTCTACTAGCTATTGG tttgtcAGGTTCAGTGAAGGGTCTTTAGGGTTTTTAGAGAGGGTTTATGGTTTGATTTCGAGATCGAAGATGAAGGCTTTAGGGTTTTCAAAAGCGATCAATGGGGTAACGGATGATTTAAG GTTTGATGAAGAAACGAAGATGAATGATCAAATT AAAAATCCAAGAGGCGATAAATGGGATGCTGATGAAGATATCACTTTAATGTCAGCATATTGCATCGTTAGTGAATATAAGCGTCATGGAAAAAACCAAAAGAAAACATCAATATGGGCACAA GTTGGTGTTAATCGAGAAGCATATAGAAAAAGAAGAATTGGAATGAGTATGAAAGATGTTGAGAATGAAGCTCATAAGTTATATGAGACAAGTGGAAGCAAGTTCAATGACACGATTCTTTTTAATGAGGTTATGTGTAAGCATCGAAAATGGGATCTACAACTAGATCATGATGCAACACGATCACATCCTAAATATGAAGTGGATGATGAAGAAAGTGGTGGTAGCACAAAAAGATCAAGGTCTACTAAAGAAGGAGACTATTGTGTCCAATCCAACACAGAAGGGGCAAGTATTGGTGGTTCAACAATTAAACGTCCAACAGGTAGAGATGCagctaaaagaaaagaaaaaggtaAGTCTTTAATTGAAGTTGTTGCAGAAATTTGTGTGATGAGGCTTAGTAGAGATAGTGAAGTAGaagtaatgaaaaaaaaaagactcGGCTTGGATCAACAAAGGGAGCAAAAAACGGATGAAAGGGAGCTAATAAAGATGCAGAGTTTGCATTTGAACACACTCCTACAAAAGGAGCAATTGTCGCCTGAAGAAGAAAACATGAAACGTTTTCTAATGTGTatgttttatggaaactaa
- the LOC111910383 gene encoding exocyst complex component EXO84B, translated as MSSKLSSRSRGGAPVKANSKETGPKLEENLNIFKSDKFDADGFVNSKCNSLNEKEIRQLCSYLLDLKKASAEEMRRSVYANYTAFIRTSKEISDLEGELLSIRNLLSTQATIIHGLADGVHVDSLSITLPEGSGLSPDLDRDPSDLENWLIEFPDILDVLLAERRVEEALSTLDEGERIASEAKGNNSLSPVVLASLQTAITECRQRLANQLSEAASQPTTRGSELRAAISALKKLGDGPHAHTLLLQAHYQRLQSNMQNLRPSSTSYGGAYTAAISQLVFSVIAQTATDSNAIFGKEPAYISELVMWATKQVEDFAVLVKRHALASSAAAGGLRAAAECVQIALGHCTLLEARGLALCPVLLKLFRPSVEQALDANLKRIEESTAALAAADDWDLSNSPGVTRLSGRSTTSVTSQHHKLSSSAQRFNVMVQDFFEDVGPLLSMQLGGKMLEGLFQVFNSYVSMLIRALPGSMEEEGSYEGSGGKIVRMAETEAQQMALLANASLLADELLPRAAMKLTPQGQGQNIYKDDPRRRPSGQNRNTEQREWKRRLAGIVDRLKDSFCRQHALDLIFTEEGDSHLTADMYIHMDGNVEEIEWFPSPVFQELYAKLYRMSGIAAEMFVGRERFSTMLFMRLTETVILWLSEDQTFWDDIEEGPRPLGPLGLQQFYLDMKFVLSFAAQGRYLSRNLNRVVNEIISKALAAFAATGVDPYAVLPEDEWFGEISQEAIDRLSGKPRIANGERDLSSPTASVSAQSISSIRSHGSS; from the exons ATGTCTTCCAAGCTGTCATCTCGGTCAAGAGGAGGCGCCCCTGTAAAAGCTAACTCCAAGGAAACCGGCCCCAAGCTCGAGGAAAATCTCAACATATTCAAGTCCGATAAGTTCGACGCCGATGGCTTTGTCAACTCCAAGTGTAATTCCTTGAACGAGAAG GAGATAAGACAATTATGctcatatcttttggatttaaaGAAAGCTTCTGCAGAGGAAATGCGAAGGAGTGTATACGCTAATTATACTGCATTCATACG CACATCAAAAGAGATATCAGATTTAGAAGGCGAACTACTGTCCATAAGAAACTTACTATCCACTCAAGCCACCATAATCCACGGTCTAGCTGATGGGGTCCATGTCGATTCTTTATCCATCACTCTTCCGGAAGGTTCCGGTTTATCTCCCGATCTAGACAGAGACCCTTCAGACTTAGAAAATTGGTTAATCGAATTTCCCGATATTCTTGATGTTTTATTAGCTGAAAGAAGAGTAGAAGAAGCTTTATCCACCCTAGATGAAGGCGAACGCATAGCTTCAGAAGCAAAAGGAAACAATTCACTAAGTCCTGTTGTTTTAGCCTCCCTCCAAACTGCCATAACAGAATGCAGACAAAGATTAGCCAATCAGCTTTCAGAAGCCGCCTCTCAACCCACAACACGTGGCAGTGAGCTTCGTGCAGCTATTAGCGCCCTTAAAAAACTAGGAGATGGGCCCCACGCCCATACTCTACTCCTTCAAGCACATTACCAAAGACTTCAATCCAACATGCAGAACCTTCGCCCTTCAAGCACTTCATATGGTGGAGCCTACACAGCTGCCATTTCACAGTTAGTTTTTTCTGTTATTGCACAAACAGCAACGGATTCAAATGCTATTTTTGGTAAAGAACCTGCGTATATCTCTGAGCTTGTGATGTGGGCTACAAAACAAGTTGAGGACTTTGCTGTTCTTGTGAAGAGACACGCGTTAGCTTCATCTGCTGCTGCTGGTGGACTTAGGGCTGCTGCTGAATGTGTACAAATAGCTTTAGGACATTGTACATTGCTTGAAGCTCGTGGGTTAGCACTTTGTCCTgttcttttaaaactttttagACCGAGTGTCGAACAAGCACTCGATGCGAATCTAAAACGAATCGAAGAAAGTACAGCTGCTTTAGCTGCAGCCGATGATTGGGATCTTTCCAATTCGCCAGGTGTCACACGCCTTTCCGGAAGGTCCACAACATCCGTAACATCTCAACACCATAAGCTCTCGAGCAGTGCTCAAAGGTTCAATGTGATGGTTCAGGATTTCTTCGAGGATGTGGGCCCGCTTTTGAGCATGCAGTTGGGAGGGAAAATGTTGGAGGGGTTGTTTCAGGTGTTTAACTCTTATGTGAGCATGTTGATAAGAGCACTCCCGGGGTCCATGGAAGAAGAAGGAAGCTACGAAGGGTCTGGGGGTAAAATTGTCCGGATGGCAGAGACTGAAGCCCAACAAATGGCGTTGCTTGCGAATGCATCTTTGTTAGCCGATGAATTGTTGCCTCGTGCAGCCATGAAACTTACCCCacaaggtcaaggtcaaaatATTTACAAAGACGACCCTCGTAGACGCCCTTCAGGGCAAAATCGGAACACTGAGCAAAGGGAATGGAAGAGACGGCTTGCAGGTATTGTAGATAGATTGAAGGATAGTTTCTGCAGGCAGCATGCATTAGATCTTATTTTCACTGAAGAGGGTGATAGTCATCTTACTGCTGATATGTATATACACATGGATGGAAATGTTGAGGAAATCGAATGGTTCCCTTCTCCTGTTTTTCAG GAACTTTATGCAAAGCTTTACAGGATGTCTGGAATAGCAGCAGAAATGTTTGTTGGAAGGGAACGTTTTTCGACAATGTTGTTTATGAGGCTTACGGAGACTGTGATTTTGTGGCTTTCAGAAGACCAAACTTTTTGGGACGATATTGAGGAAGGACCAAGGCCTTTAGGTCCTCTTGGTCTTCAACAG TTTTATCTGGATATGAAGTTTGTGCTGTCGTTTGCTGCGCAAGGGCGTTACCTATCGCGGAATTTAAACCGAGTGGTGAACGAAATCATATCTAAAGCACTTGCAGCCTTTGCTGCAACGGGAGTGGATCCATATGC TGTACTACCTGAGGATGAGTGGTTTGGTGAGATAAGTCAAGAAGCAATAGATAGGTTGAGCGGGAAGCCAAGAATAGCAAATGGGGAAAGAGATCTAAGCAGTCCAACTGCGTCTGTTTCAGCACAATCCATATCCTCCATCAGATCTCATGGGAGTTCTTGA
- the LOC111910384 gene encoding ATP synthase subunit epsilon, mitochondrial: MASTAAVPFWRSAGMTYISYSNICASLVRNCLKEPYKSEAISREKVHFSSTKWTDGKPEKPTIRSDSPDE, from the exons ATGGCTTCAACCGCTGCTGTGCCGTTTTGGAGATCAGCCGGGATGACTTATATATCGTATTCGAACATATGTGCCAGCCTTGTGAGGAACTGTCTCAAGGAACCCTACAAGTCCGAAGCTATCAGTCGGGAGAAGGTCCATTTCTCCAGCACCAAATGGACCGATGGCAAACCTGAGAAACCTA CTATTCGGTCGGATTCTCCTGATGAATGA